The DNA region TTCCAGACCGAGCGCTTGAGCAGGCACCTCGTGGGCTGCATGTTGGGCAGGCAGTGGGAGTGTGTGGTGGGACAACAAGAAGCAAGCACTCCTGCGTGTTGGCTGTTTGGCTGTCCACCAAGGTGCTCGCCGTTGACAGAAATCCTGGCCGCGAAAAGTTAATGTGGGGCCTCAGTCTGTCAGGTCACGTGCCCTCCCTGAGCAACCACCTTTCGTCTCCTCTGCTCACGCTGACGTTCCTCGTCCCTGGCCATTCGATGCGATGGAATAATTCGCACAGCCGGTGCACTGACAGCATGGttcttctcctcatccccacaAACTACGATCCATCATCTGTGCACTCTCTGGTGAGCGTCGGCAACAgtcaccacaccatcatAAAGGTACCCACAGACcttgggtaggtaggtagtacTATCGTACTCATCCGTCCTTGGCAAACCAGGCTCATCTGTGGCTGCTATAATAAGGCTCTTTCGGCCACGTGATGATTTCACATCCAGCTATCAGTCAACTCAGCTCTCGAGTTTGCTGATCTCCCGAGAAGGAGTCGAGGTCTTCATTGCATGAACCTGCCAGGAAGACTCGGCCAACAAACCAATGGTACGACATGGATATACGCCCAAGTTGCAGCAATATGTGGTACACAGTACGGCTGTCTGTCGTCATCAGTCATCATGGTTCCCACCTCTTCGCTCTGGCTTCTGACAACTCAAGGGCATCTCGCCAATTGAGGTAATAAACTCCATGTCACCTATCCCAGGAGGTAGCGAgcccctcacctcccaagcAGAGCTGCAGTAGGGAACTCCTGGTCAAACATCTCAACCGTAACTGAGACGAAGCACGCCAGTCATCAGCTCCATGTCCGTGACCAAACTATCATGTCCACCGGCAGGGTTTCCGCGGGGCAGTTGGGAGACTGTTTCGACATGTCTCTTGGAGGCTCACCTCCGTACGCGACAACAAAGCAGGTCACTGGGCTTGCAGTACCCGCATGTCGTCCATGCCCGGGCTCGATAACCCCAGTTGGTCCCATATTGATAACATCTCCTGCCGAACAGTCTTCGAGAGTCCGCTGGCGATTTCCTTTGACAACAGTTCCCAGCTCGACTCCTCCTAATTCCAACCCCGGCCTTATCACTTTCGGCGCAGCAGGGCTGCGATGGGCCTGTGGTCCGACTCAGCGGGTTGTCCTTCAATGAGTACAGTTGATCGTAACTTGAACGATATATTTGATCTTGTGCTCCCCTCGCCCGATTGCCAGCGCCGAGGCGATCATTGCGCATCTCTGTGCCAACAAAGCATGGGGCACCACAACGAGCAATCATCTACGGCTTTCTGTGTTCCCATGTCACAAGATGCCTAGGCAACATCTCACCCCAAACGCTTGTTTGGTATGCCGCAAAAAGAGAACCAAAGTAACAGAgcatccccttccccattTTCGAGGTCCCAATCACACCTCTCTCTGCCGACAATATCACTGACAAACTTCCATCAGTGTGATGGACAGATACCATGTCGCCGATGCAGGTCAAGGGGCGAGGAGTGCTCCTACGAGGATAAGAAATGGAGGACCAAAGACCACCTGCGATCCGAAATTGAAAGGCTGAGGGCAGAGCAGCGGCAAGGCGAGGCTGTTATCCAAGCACTTGTTGACAACAAGCCGGACCAGTGGGAAGTAATTCAGGACCGCATGCGCGCCGATGAATCCCCCGATGCCATTGCAGAATGGATTCGCTCACTGAGAGGTTTGCCGGATTCTTCACAGACTCACCGGGGTCTATTTGGGAGTACGCCTGCTAGTGGGCTAAACAACTTTATACCCACACCCTTCCAGTCACAATTCAACCCAACGATGCCTGGAATAGGGAGTGTGCCTACCGGCGGCTTCCCAGAAGCAGGATCGGATGTCCTTGATGCATTCACTACGAATAATGGGCCAGGCAACGTCGGAAACGGCGGTACCAACATATGTCACGTCACCAGCACCATGGAGGGAGCTTCTCGTCCAAGTTTTTCCGCTGACTTGGTCGCTCCTGGAGATCGTATATCATTGCAAAAACACGGGACCTTTGTTTGCCCGTCCCTGTCGCCCACAGACAACTCCTCCCATACCATGAACCACCCACTGGACATGGCTGGACCCGCGGCTTGTCGTCTTGTTCCGAATCTAACCCCCTATGGGCCTCCTGTTCGGACCTGGACTACTGTTACATCCGACAAGCATCTTGTCCAGCGACTCCTTTCGAGATTCTTCTCGGGACTCTTTCCGTGCTTGTCATTGATATCTTACGCGCACTTCATTCATGATTTTGAAGAGGGCACTGCGCGGTACTGCTCAGAAGCGCTTGTGAATGCCATCCTCGGCACAGCATGTAGGCTCTTCAACGCAACATCTCAGCTCATTTCGAGGATCAGCTTCGGCGACGCCTTTGTGGGTGAGGCAAAGAGGCTGCTAACGGCTGAGGATAACCACGTGAATCTCCCAAGCATACAGGCTCTCGCCATCCTTGCTCTGGGGGAGATGAGCCAAGGGAACGATGAAGAGGCCGAAACCCTCCTCCGGGAGTCGGTAAGGGCCTCAGTTCATCTTGTCTTGGAAGCTCGTGATCTGGACGGGAAGGAAAACGAGGATTTCAGAGTAGTGCGAGCACTGGCATACTGTGGTGTATTTTCTCTCATGAGGTCTGTTACCCTTTGGGTCGGCTGTCATTTGGATCCCCTCTAACCTGAAGAAACTTAATATGCCAGGTTCCTTCGCCTCTTGACGGGAGATCTCGAGCCAAAAGTTGGGCCGTTGTTCATCCGACTTCAGCCTAATTCCCCGAGTCTTGACGAGGATACGCCCCAAACACGAGTGGAGCGAGGTTTGTTGTGCCCAATCCATTCTTCGCGGCTTCCAGGTTTTGCTGGCTAATGTGTTGCTGCTGTAGGCATCGCGCTCCAGACGCAGTTCTTTGCCGAGTTGCGGTTTTGTCCGCCATCATCGAGGTTTATCTTTGAGGTCATGGAGACAGCACACACCTTTCTGTCTTATAATTACTCTCGAGCCATGACCGCCAGTGATCTCGAGAGTGCATACGACAGATGTGTGTGCTCATATCGCCAGTTTCTAGAATCGTTAGCGCCAGCCTCCAGTCCCTCACAGGACACACTGCTCGCACAGTATGCCCTTACTCTCCACCCCCGGGCTTTCGTTGCCGTCGTCGGCTTGAAGTATATACTAATCTCTGCTGGTCATGGCTTCTAGGATTTGGTACCATTTCTGCATGCTGAATTTGATGCGGCCCTTTGTCTCGAACTCGAATAACCTCGTGGATGGCACCACCCCGAAATTGTCTGGTGGTGCCAGGCCCAGTGTCCTATGTCACCGAGCTTCAGAAGCCATCATTTCACTCACTGGCACTTACCAAGCCCGGAACTTCATTGCATATCTGCCACCCTTGTTACCGTATATGGTCTTCACTGCCGTCCTGTTTGAACTCACGTTGACGGCCAGCCCGGTTTTGTGTCAGCAAGGCCTCACCGATTCTCCGTCAAGTTTGTCTCCGCTTACTGGATATCAGTCACCCAAACAGGCCGCCTCCAAGCCAGGGACCCGTTGGTCTCAACTGCCTCAGGCATCAGCTCCGCGTCCAGGATTTTGTTCGTCCGACTCTGAGCCCGTATCCCCAGCGTCTACCAGACAGGCCAACCAAACTACCCACCGCCGGGCGTCCGGTGTCTCGACTATCTCCACCGGATTTTCAAGTAGCGAACAGAGCAGGCGACCGAGTGGCTGTAGTTTTCTTTCTGGCACGCCACCTGACCAGGACGAGATATCGACATCGGATACAGAGTCAGACCTATTCCCCGTGTTTTCGTCGCAGCCTTCGGATCTTGTTACCGTCGGCTCACTGCAGTTAGCATCCATGAGCGCCCGCCATCTGGGTGCCGCTGAGGTTTCCCGCCTACTCCGGGGGTTGGGGAACATTCGAGATGTCGCCGAAGTCAGGCTCAACCTAGCTGCACTCACCGCTTCACTGCCATTTCCAGCTGTTGAATTCGGAACTTCTATCCTACTTACCGGCCTTGGACTTCAGAAGGTCCCGGTTGCCAGCGTGGTCCCGGGCGCTTCGACATTTTGTGGAGGGTTGAGTCCTATGTCGGTCCCAAAAGTCGAGTCTACTAAATCACCCACCGGTGACCTGTCTTCAGCCCAACTACCTACATCTCTGCAACAGGCACCTGGGCCATGATCTGGGGATATGCCATGCGCAGTGGTGACCGGTAACAAGTATGGATGGCGTCAACATAGCATGTAGAGGGCTGGCCCCTATTTTCAATCAAGTCTTTCATTTTGGCGGAGTCTTTTCGTTGTTTCCCCTGCTTGCTACATGTTCCTATATTTGACCAGCATGACACCACCACGTTACCAGAATCTTTATAATAGATATCAAGAGCTGCGCTGATTATGCGTGTCTCTTTTCCCGCCGCTCGCGGTGATTGCTGGAAATGAACAAATTTGCTGATGTGTGTGT from Podospora pseudopauciseta strain CBS 411.78 chromosome 6, whole genome shotgun sequence includes:
- a CDS encoding hypothetical protein (EggNog:ENOG503P1H6; COG:K); translation: MPRQHLTPNACLVCRKKRTKCDGQIPCRRCRSRGEECSYEDKKWRTKDHLRSEIERLRAEQRQGEAVIQALVDNKPDQWEVIQDRMRADESPDAIAEWIRSLRGLPDSSQTHRGLFGSTPASGLNNFIPTPFQSQFNPTMPGIGSVPTGGFPEAGSDVLDAFTTNNGPGNVGNGGTNICHVTSTMEGASRPSFSADLVAPGDRISLQKHGTFVCPSLSPTDNSSHTMNHPLDMAGPAACRLVPNLTPYGPPVRTWTTVTSDKHLVQRLLSRFFSGLFPCLSLISYAHFIHDFEEGTARYCSEALVNAILGTACRLFNATSQLISRISFGDAFVGEAKRLLTAEDNHVNLPSIQALAILALGEMSQGNDEEAETLLRESVRASVHLVLEARDLDGKENEDFRVVRALAYCGVFSLMRFLRLLTGDLEPKVGPLFIRLQPNSPSLDEDTPQTRVERGIALQTQFFAELRFCPPSSRFIFEVMETAHTFLSYNYSRAMTASDLESAYDRCVCSYRQFLESLAPASSPSQDTLLAQIWYHFCMLNLMRPFVSNSNNLVDGTTPKLSGGARPSVLCHRASEAIISLTGTYQARNFIAYLPPLLPYMVFTAVLFELTLTASPVLCQQGLTDSPSSLSPLTGYQSPKQAASKPGTRWSQLPQASAPRPGFCSSDSEPVSPASTRQANQTTHRRASGVSTISTGFSSSEQSRRPSGCSFLSGTPPDQDEISTSDTESDLFPVFSSQPSDLVTVGSLQLASMSARHLGAAEVSRLLRGLGNIRDVAEVRLNLAALTASLPFPAVEFGTSILLTGLGLQKVPVASVVPGASTFCGGLSPMSVPKVESTKSPTGDLSSAQLPTSLQQAPGP